Proteins from one Pseudoalteromonas rubra genomic window:
- a CDS encoding AraC family transcriptional regulator, which translates to MNNELMLQRHQPDGMSQQYVQAVWFARSQHSGTRWLPCDGAQGIVFVLKGEVSLDGHKLTAPFHIQPPSKHAVQLSYSADAEFAGIRLYPARLKALQQAVYPLLSAHGLCALAEQLRQAPTLCTLKQWLQTLSSTAPDPSYAMLHTYQLISALMQLHPLEDAYRGVPLGIRQLERQVKAQSELTPKYLARIYRVRYAQQQLRHNPLIDLAQLAQISGFSDQAHLTREFKHILKITPGKYARQLSA; encoded by the coding sequence ATGAATAACGAACTAATGTTGCAACGCCATCAACCGGATGGTATGTCCCAGCAGTATGTGCAAGCTGTATGGTTTGCACGCAGCCAGCACTCAGGCACTCGCTGGTTGCCCTGCGATGGCGCACAAGGGATAGTCTTTGTGCTCAAAGGTGAGGTGTCACTGGATGGGCATAAACTAACGGCACCTTTTCACATTCAGCCGCCTTCAAAGCATGCTGTACAACTTTCTTACAGCGCTGATGCTGAGTTTGCTGGGATCCGATTGTATCCAGCCAGATTGAAGGCGCTCCAGCAGGCTGTATATCCCTTGTTATCTGCGCACGGATTGTGTGCGCTCGCTGAGCAGCTTCGCCAAGCGCCGACCTTGTGTACTTTAAAGCAGTGGTTACAAACTTTGTCGAGTACTGCGCCTGACCCTAGTTATGCCATGCTGCATACCTACCAGCTCATCAGTGCGCTGATGCAGTTACATCCCCTGGAAGACGCTTATCGCGGCGTGCCACTGGGCATACGCCAGCTGGAGCGACAAGTCAAAGCGCAATCTGAGCTAACGCCTAAGTATTTGGCACGCATCTACCGGGTCCGGTATGCACAACAGCAACTCAGACATAACCCACTGATAGATTTGGCTCAGTTGGCGCAGATAAGCGGCTTTTCTGACCAGGCGCACCTCACTCGTGAGTTTAAACATATTCTGAAGATCACGCCGGGAAAATATGCTCGTCAATTATCTGCGTAA
- a CDS encoding ATP-binding protein, protein MQLSTPSLLLMAGAGVVASALALVFMWLANRDVKATLYWALSPICLALSMILFGVQNELPLSVRFLLPNLFGQAALVLVLIGCYHACEKTVPLRQISCYFAAFLFTHCIFTYVISNYASRLILGMITLTITSGWIWVCLYRFGRPLYAKSFVLISLSLGFVTIFALGKAFGVLSHPGTTSLQQDHTLKAQLFVVSLFMSQLVFNFAFAIMIGEYRNAKNCEIQRQLLESNQALQQEKQRAEQHSKMKSEFLANMSHEIRTPINGVIGGLNLLLNHDLDAQQKQYAKLADASAHSLLGVINDILDFSKIESGKLEISPDSVDLYELVDSVAKSFAIPLDKKQLTLLVDCHGLKHRFVRLDPIRARQILTNLLSNAVKFTESGTLQLIVKCDEVDVTADSHPVTVLQCDVIDSGIGIKPEVRHKLFNSFSQCDASTTRKYGGTGLGLAIVKQLCQLMNGDIELVDSSEPGAHFRFHFQVEAQKGGIWGRGIPRENAQVAVLSMQSRLAQTLCSQLEVLGCQPQTLMLPLEAELSHDILIADLCDSTYQHKLIDALSSLSGKPRILALCNMQCEIQHDPVFTQHQITVVYPPVTAKDLVQMFTDEHKPNSPEPANGVSPLRGVRVLLAEDNPINQMVASKILAAWEVEVQLAESGKQAVDMLREMPEHGLPDLILMDCQMPEMDGYEATRHIRTHPELEACRNLPIIALTANAMQGERKTCLACGMSGYVSKPIQADLLQAEMLKMLVDKAAGQA, encoded by the coding sequence GTGCAATTATCTACACCTTCTCTATTGCTGATGGCTGGTGCCGGGGTGGTTGCCTCGGCACTGGCCTTGGTGTTTATGTGGCTGGCAAACCGAGATGTTAAAGCGACGCTTTACTGGGCGTTGTCGCCCATCTGTCTGGCATTGAGCATGATATTGTTCGGGGTGCAAAATGAGTTGCCATTGAGTGTACGGTTTTTGTTGCCAAACTTATTTGGTCAGGCTGCTTTAGTACTGGTATTGATTGGCTGCTACCATGCGTGTGAAAAAACGGTGCCGCTGCGTCAAATCAGCTGTTATTTTGCGGCGTTCTTATTCACTCATTGCATCTTTACTTACGTCATATCAAATTACGCGTCACGACTGATCCTGGGTATGATCACGCTGACCATCACTTCAGGTTGGATCTGGGTGTGTTTGTATCGTTTTGGCCGGCCTCTTTATGCAAAGTCTTTTGTACTGATCAGTCTGAGTCTGGGGTTTGTTACTATTTTTGCGCTCGGAAAAGCGTTTGGTGTTTTATCTCACCCCGGGACTACCAGCCTCCAGCAAGATCACACTCTAAAGGCACAGTTGTTTGTTGTGTCTCTATTTATGAGTCAATTGGTGTTTAACTTTGCATTTGCGATCATGATCGGAGAGTATCGAAATGCTAAAAACTGCGAGATTCAGCGCCAGTTACTGGAGTCCAACCAGGCGTTACAGCAGGAAAAGCAACGCGCCGAGCAGCACTCGAAAATGAAGTCGGAGTTTCTGGCTAATATGAGCCATGAGATCCGCACCCCAATAAACGGCGTGATAGGGGGTCTGAACTTGCTACTGAACCACGACCTGGATGCGCAGCAAAAACAATATGCCAAACTGGCGGACGCCAGCGCGCATTCATTGCTGGGGGTGATTAACGATATTCTGGATTTTTCTAAAATCGAATCTGGCAAACTGGAGATTTCCCCTGACTCCGTTGACCTCTATGAGCTGGTTGATTCCGTAGCAAAATCATTTGCCATTCCATTAGACAAAAAACAACTCACACTTTTGGTGGACTGTCATGGGCTTAAGCATCGTTTTGTGCGCCTTGATCCGATCAGGGCACGTCAGATCCTGACCAACTTATTGAGTAATGCCGTTAAATTTACAGAGTCAGGTACACTCCAGCTTATCGTGAAGTGCGATGAAGTGGATGTTACAGCAGACAGTCATCCGGTTACAGTATTGCAGTGTGATGTTATTGATTCTGGGATAGGTATTAAACCTGAGGTCAGGCACAAGCTGTTCAACTCATTCAGTCAATGTGATGCGTCCACAACGCGCAAATATGGGGGGACCGGGCTTGGGCTCGCTATCGTTAAACAGTTGTGTCAGTTAATGAATGGCGATATTGAGCTGGTTGACAGTTCGGAGCCTGGTGCTCATTTTCGTTTTCATTTTCAGGTTGAGGCGCAAAAGGGCGGCATATGGGGCAGGGGTATTCCTCGTGAGAACGCTCAGGTGGCGGTGTTGTCTATGCAGTCCCGGTTGGCACAAACGCTTTGCAGTCAGCTCGAAGTGCTGGGGTGTCAGCCACAAACGTTAATGCTTCCGCTTGAAGCCGAGCTGTCTCATGACATACTGATCGCTGATTTGTGCGATTCAACGTATCAACATAAACTGATTGATGCACTTTCCAGTTTGTCGGGTAAGCCACGGATCCTCGCTCTGTGTAATATGCAATGCGAAATCCAACACGATCCTGTTTTTACTCAGCATCAGATTACAGTGGTTTACCCACCGGTCACAGCCAAAGATTTGGTACAGATGTTTACAGATGAGCATAAACCGAACTCACCAGAACCTGCTAACGGGGTGTCACCTTTGCGGGGCGTGCGTGTTTTACTCGCGGAGGATAATCCGATAAATCAAATGGTTGCAAGTAAGATACTTGCTGCATGGGAAGTGGAAGTGCAACTGGCTGAGTCGGGTAAGCAAGCCGTAGATATGCTGAGGGAAATGCCAGAACATGGATTACCAGATTTGATTTTGATGGATTGTCAGATGCCAGAGATGGATGGGTATGAAGCAACCCGGCATATTCGTACTCATCCTGAACTGGAAGCTTGTCGGAACTTACCTATCATTGCGCTTACTGCCAATGCGATGCAGGGTGAGCGAAAAACGTGTCTGGCTTGTGGTATGAGTGGTTATGTCAGCAAGCCTATTCAGGCTGACTTATTGCAAGCAGAAATGCTCAAAATGCTGGTGGACAAAGCCGCAGGCCAGGCATAA
- a CDS encoding 2TM domain-containing protein, with amino-acid sequence MRKTSGGAANGKTVMIIRKFRLQRGWSQEQLATLSGLSVRTIQRIERGQRPSLESLKSLAAVFETTVADLKEESDDMSHETITHQEQRIIEQVRAIKDFYSHLITYVLVNSGLFAINMFTSPDYLWAFWPALGWGIGLLSHWASAFEVFDLFGAKWEKRQIEKRLGRKL; translated from the coding sequence ATGCGTAAAACAAGTGGCGGAGCAGCAAATGGGAAAACAGTAATGATTATCAGGAAATTCAGGTTACAACGCGGCTGGTCGCAGGAGCAGCTGGCAACGCTTAGCGGATTAAGTGTTCGTACCATTCAGCGAATAGAGCGTGGTCAGCGTCCCAGCCTGGAATCATTAAAGTCATTAGCTGCTGTTTTTGAAACTACTGTTGCAGATCTCAAAGAGGAGTCGGATGATATGAGCCATGAAACGATAACCCATCAGGAACAACGTATTATAGAACAGGTACGTGCAATTAAAGATTTTTACTCGCACTTAATTACCTATGTTTTAGTCAACAGCGGGCTTTTTGCCATAAATATGTTTACCAGTCCTGATTATCTCTGGGCCTTCTGGCCTGCACTCGGTTGGGGTATAGGGCTGCTCAGTCACTGGGCAAGCGCGTTTGAAGTCTTCGATCTGTTCGGTGCAAAATGGGAGAAGCGCCAGATTGAAAAACGCCTGGGGAGAAAACTCTGA
- a CDS encoding hybrid sensor histidine kinase/response regulator, with product MDDDAVSLNNCKILIVDDKAENLELLTDFLEPEGYEVAFATSGKEAINIATIFLPHLILLDVMMPGIDGFETCRRLKSLGKVKEIPVIFVTGKSELSDIVEAFSVGAVDYVTKPIRQEELLARVTTHLQLQALINLRDELISTLRDKTLELEKLSKLKEQQLETSQHFSHIGELVGELTHELGTPLSVVKTAISHLNEKQQELALKVQKQSLAKQELNTFIDNTAQSCEIVLSSMDNVMHLIDSFKHIVVGEFSGTISECNLHDYLHNIRYVLTPKLKRTPHTVSINCPQTLHIVSDTGALSQVIINLINNALIHAFEDNFTGTIDIHVEHQDGNIALYIKDNGKGIECERTSKVFDKYYTTRVGTGGSGLGLYIVKKLVEARLKGNIALSSQPGEGTVFSIVIPQTLEN from the coding sequence ATGGATGATGATGCGGTTTCACTGAACAATTGCAAAATTTTAATTGTTGATGACAAGGCTGAAAACCTTGAGTTGCTGACTGATTTTCTTGAGCCCGAAGGATACGAGGTCGCATTCGCCACTTCTGGTAAAGAAGCCATTAATATAGCAACCATTTTCCTCCCTCATTTAATTTTACTCGATGTGATGATGCCAGGCATAGATGGGTTTGAAACCTGCCGCCGGCTCAAATCTCTCGGCAAAGTTAAAGAGATCCCTGTAATCTTTGTCACGGGTAAAAGTGAGCTAAGCGACATCGTCGAAGCATTTAGTGTGGGCGCCGTAGACTATGTGACTAAACCCATACGGCAAGAAGAGCTATTGGCACGCGTGACAACTCACCTGCAACTACAGGCTCTGATCAATTTACGCGACGAGCTCATTTCAACACTTAGAGATAAAACCCTTGAACTGGAAAAGCTCTCTAAACTCAAAGAGCAGCAACTTGAAACTTCTCAACATTTTAGCCACATTGGTGAACTGGTAGGAGAACTTACTCACGAGCTTGGCACACCGCTCAGCGTCGTCAAAACTGCTATTTCACACTTGAATGAAAAGCAGCAGGAGCTTGCTCTGAAAGTTCAAAAACAGTCACTGGCCAAGCAAGAGCTAAACACATTTATTGATAACACAGCACAAAGCTGTGAAATTGTGCTCTCCAGCATGGACAATGTTATGCACCTCATCGATAGCTTTAAGCACATAGTTGTGGGCGAATTCAGTGGCACAATCTCAGAGTGTAACTTGCATGATTACCTGCACAATATCCGGTATGTCCTGACCCCCAAATTAAAACGTACACCACATACGGTGTCTATAAACTGCCCGCAAACATTGCACATTGTTTCTGATACTGGCGCACTGTCTCAGGTCATCATCAACTTAATCAACAATGCCCTGATCCATGCCTTTGAGGACAATTTCACCGGTACAATTGATATTCACGTTGAACATCAGGATGGCAACATAGCTCTGTATATAAAAGACAACGGTAAAGGCATTGAATGTGAAAGGACCAGTAAAGTCTTCGACAAGTACTATACAACACGCGTCGGTACAGGCGGCAGCGGTCTCGGTTTATATATAGTAAAAAAACTGGTTGAAGCCCGTTTGAAAGGCAATATTGCCTTATCCAGTCAACCCGGAGAAGGCACGGTATTTAGTATCGTGATCCCGCAAACGTTGGAAAACTAA
- a CDS encoding hybrid sensor histidine kinase/response regulator — translation MFDDDTLLFGSDDEPEESPSLPPWKILLVDDEEDIHQISRLVLEQMELDGRGVTFLNAYSGTQAQQVLAEHDDIALILLDVVMETAEAGLDFAKYVREEAQNHKVRIILRTGQPGMAPESDITREYDVNDYKTKTELTSSKLKASVLVALRTYSHLDKTQQVQSGLDKIITCTNALLSDSELAEFELRVFQTLTETLPLSQQFEPAPMCVFVVKLDLDTDTFEQLFPQENVTLTIPESVKTQFIAQYNAQSERSAIIENYAVLFLGDKADGSPIFAIACYSNPIEVQEAQLLLNLGHNLGIAWRNTQLQERLSNNNIELESLVEERTAELQAARERAEQANLAKSMFLSNMSHEIRTPLNAVLGFAQLLERAKDLNASHKNTMNKIIRAGNHLLDIINDVLDISKIEAGSSKLNPIDFELNALLEDLGSMFKLKCEQKQLAWQLDSTLSESTGVHGDQGKLRQVLINLLGNAVKFTDSGTIKLRYTQPSVGSHRFEVLDTGPGILPEELENLFNSFTQGSAGVEKGGTGLGLCISSRQVEMMGGKLEVSSEPGKGSCFSFVLPLQAAQVTATHSQKQTLQQISVRRDKTLRALCVDDVAYNREILGQTLTACGIEVDYAEDGKQAIDLVQQSTFDIVFLDLLMPVMRGDEAVVIIRNDLGLSELKCVAISAFSLHHEVQHYLSIGFDQFIGKPFTIEQIFDSLLSFFPDHFESSELTSSASPDNAPSDEIKLAAYSLPAEQRALLINYAQVNNSSRIKQTLKEIEAQQPNNRQLTKYLAKFISRFDMTGFIAALNEVQDG, via the coding sequence ATGTTCGACGATGACACGCTCCTGTTTGGCTCTGACGACGAGCCTGAAGAGTCACCCAGCCTGCCGCCCTGGAAAATCTTGTTAGTCGATGATGAAGAAGACATTCATCAAATCTCGAGGTTAGTGCTGGAACAAATGGAACTGGATGGCCGGGGTGTTACCTTTCTCAATGCCTACAGCGGCACTCAGGCGCAACAGGTTTTGGCAGAGCATGATGACATCGCCCTGATTTTGCTCGATGTCGTGATGGAAACAGCCGAAGCAGGTCTGGATTTTGCCAAATACGTACGTGAAGAGGCTCAGAATCATAAAGTGCGTATTATTCTGCGCACCGGTCAACCTGGCATGGCGCCGGAATCAGACATTACCCGGGAATACGATGTTAACGACTACAAAACGAAGACGGAACTAACCAGCAGCAAACTCAAAGCCTCCGTGTTAGTTGCTCTGAGAACCTATTCGCACCTGGATAAAACACAGCAGGTACAATCCGGGTTAGACAAGATCATCACCTGTACCAATGCCCTGCTAAGCGACTCCGAACTGGCTGAATTTGAACTGCGGGTATTTCAGACCCTGACTGAAACCTTACCGCTAAGCCAGCAATTTGAGCCTGCCCCCATGTGTGTGTTTGTTGTCAAACTGGACCTTGACACCGACACCTTTGAGCAGCTTTTTCCTCAGGAGAACGTTACCCTCACCATACCGGAATCCGTGAAAACACAGTTTATCGCGCAATATAACGCGCAGTCAGAACGTAGTGCCATAATAGAAAACTATGCGGTGCTATTTCTGGGAGATAAGGCAGACGGGTCCCCTATTTTCGCCATTGCCTGCTACAGTAATCCAATCGAGGTTCAGGAGGCGCAATTATTGCTGAACCTGGGCCATAATTTAGGCATTGCCTGGCGCAATACTCAGCTACAGGAAAGGCTCAGCAACAATAACATTGAGTTGGAGAGCTTAGTTGAAGAGCGTACAGCAGAATTACAAGCGGCACGGGAGCGTGCCGAGCAAGCCAACCTCGCAAAAAGCATGTTTTTGTCAAACATGAGCCATGAGATCCGTACACCACTCAATGCGGTATTGGGTTTTGCCCAGCTACTCGAACGGGCAAAAGATCTCAATGCCAGCCACAAAAATACCATGAACAAAATTATCAGAGCTGGCAACCACTTACTGGACATAATCAATGACGTGCTGGATATTTCAAAGATTGAAGCCGGCTCTAGTAAACTCAACCCCATTGACTTTGAACTCAATGCGCTGCTGGAAGATTTGGGGAGCATGTTCAAGCTCAAGTGTGAGCAAAAGCAACTTGCCTGGCAATTGGACAGCACACTGAGTGAATCAACAGGGGTTCATGGAGATCAGGGTAAACTGCGTCAGGTACTTATCAATTTACTGGGTAATGCAGTCAAATTTACAGACAGCGGGACAATTAAGCTGCGCTACACACAACCAAGCGTAGGTTCACATCGCTTTGAAGTACTGGATACCGGTCCTGGTATCTTGCCTGAAGAACTGGAGAACCTGTTTAATAGCTTTACGCAAGGCAGTGCTGGCGTAGAGAAAGGCGGCACCGGGCTGGGGTTGTGCATTTCGTCCAGGCAAGTAGAAATGATGGGGGGTAAGTTAGAGGTGAGCTCTGAGCCCGGCAAAGGCAGCTGTTTTTCTTTTGTTTTGCCACTACAAGCTGCCCAGGTAACCGCCACCCACTCCCAAAAACAGACATTGCAACAGATAAGTGTGCGTAGGGACAAAACACTTCGTGCTTTGTGTGTCGATGACGTTGCTTATAACCGCGAGATACTTGGCCAAACACTTACGGCATGCGGTATTGAAGTAGATTATGCTGAAGATGGAAAACAAGCCATTGATCTCGTTCAACAAAGTACTTTTGATATTGTTTTTCTGGATTTGTTAATGCCCGTCATGCGTGGCGATGAGGCCGTCGTCATTATTCGTAATGATCTGGGTTTGTCTGAGCTTAAATGCGTGGCCATTTCAGCCTTTAGCTTACATCATGAAGTACAGCATTATCTCAGTATCGGCTTCGACCAGTTTATTGGTAAGCCCTTTACAATCGAGCAGATTTTCGACTCATTGTTATCTTTTTTTCCGGATCACTTTGAAAGCTCTGAGTTAACAAGTTCAGCGTCCCCAGATAACGCGCCATCAGATGAAATTAAACTTGCCGCTTATTCATTACCCGCTGAACAGCGGGCCCTATTGATAAATTATGCTCAGGTCAACAACAGCTCTCGGATAAAGCAAACACTCAAAGAAATTGAAGCACAACAGCCAAATAACAGGCAGCTTACGAAATACTTGGCTAAATTTATAAGTAGGTTTGATATGACAGGCTTTATTGCAGCGCTCAACGAGGTGCAAGATGGATGA
- a CDS encoding GNAT family N-acetyltransferase, giving the protein MHIRPAEPKDLDTLSQICMEAFNSALAATLSSEGCDTFRAVASPAALATRLTEDNQILLAEIAEQPVGMIELKAGRHIAMLFVSPSAQHKGVGKALVAAALKLTTEPRITVSASLPSVGAYQSYGFTLAGEIAESGGLVYQPMETWLTETH; this is encoded by the coding sequence ATGCACATAAGACCCGCGGAACCCAAGGATTTAGATACTCTCAGCCAGATTTGTATGGAAGCTTTTAACTCCGCGCTTGCAGCGACATTGTCAAGCGAGGGCTGTGACACCTTCAGAGCTGTTGCCTCGCCAGCAGCGCTAGCAACACGATTGACAGAAGACAACCAGATATTACTGGCCGAAATAGCTGAGCAGCCCGTGGGCATGATTGAACTAAAAGCAGGCCGGCATATCGCGATGCTGTTTGTCTCACCGTCAGCACAGCACAAGGGCGTTGGCAAAGCTCTGGTTGCAGCAGCGCTTAAGCTGACAACGGAGCCAAGGATTACAGTGTCGGCGTCACTACCATCCGTAGGCGCCTACCAAAGCTATGGCTTTACACTGGCAGGAGAGATTGCTGAGTCTGGCGGTCTTGTATATCAACCGATGGAAACCTGGTTAACTGAAACCCATTAA
- a CDS encoding helix-turn-helix transcriptional regulator, whose protein sequence is MKNNNASRTRKVENFKLQVQRSIRLIRQELGLSQEELARKLGINQATISNYESGKTEMTISQMFELYLVCGKDLSIGNIKNILSDDSKDLQPENKDSGE, encoded by the coding sequence ATGAAAAACAATAACGCATCAAGGACAAGAAAAGTTGAGAACTTTAAGCTTCAGGTTCAGCGTTCTATTCGCCTAATAAGGCAAGAACTAGGGCTGTCCCAGGAAGAGCTGGCCAGGAAGCTTGGTATAAACCAGGCCACGATTTCTAATTATGAATCAGGGAAAACTGAGATGACTATTTCTCAAATGTTTGAGCTATACCTTGTCTGCGGTAAAGATCTATCAATAGGTAACATAAAAAACATTCTGTCAGATGACAGCAAAGACCTTCAACCAGAAAACAAAGATTCAGGAGAATAA
- a CDS encoding NfeD family protein — protein MTLLVEHLSQILIVLGLLALIVEVAVLGFATFVLFFLGLSLVLSGLMMSVGLLDATLMNALWVNAVLTAALAGLLWQPLKRMQAKTQSTEVNSDFADITFTLSEDLNEQSQLSYAYSGITWQLKSETPIAKGTTVKVVKKSVGVLWVAALGDE, from the coding sequence GTGACACTCTTGGTTGAGCACCTGAGTCAGATCCTGATTGTACTCGGATTACTGGCCTTAATTGTTGAAGTTGCCGTGTTGGGCTTTGCCACCTTTGTGCTGTTTTTTCTGGGTCTGTCACTAGTCCTGAGTGGCCTGATGATGTCTGTGGGCCTGCTGGACGCAACACTCATGAATGCATTGTGGGTTAATGCTGTGCTCACAGCGGCACTGGCCGGCTTGCTGTGGCAACCGCTCAAGCGCATGCAGGCCAAAACCCAGAGCACAGAAGTTAATAGCGACTTTGCTGATATCACCTTTACACTCAGCGAAGACCTCAACGAGCAAAGCCAACTCTCCTATGCTTACTCGGGGATCACCTGGCAGCTAAAAAGCGAAACGCCTATTGCAAAAGGCACCACAGTCAAAGTGGTCAAAAAAAGCGTCGGGGTATTATGGGTGGCAGCACTCGGTGACGAGTGA
- a CDS encoding slipin family protein: protein MDPITLTLDYLLTVEAFLLIFIIFVLKGSIKFVPQNRAWIIERFGKYQSTKEAGLNFIVPFIDQVSADRSLKEQAVDVPSQSAITRDNISLIVDGVLYFRVLDPYKATYGVDDYIFAVTQLAQTTMRSELGKMELDKTFEERDMLNTNIVSAINAASDPWGIQVLRYEIKDIVPPNSVMEAMEAQMKAERVKRAQILESEGDRQAAINVAEGKKQAQVLAAEAEKAEQILKAEGEAKAIIAVAEAQADALRKVGEAANTEQGQKAIQLDLASKAIVAKEAIARESSVVLLPENGTDPSSLVAQGMSIINSLNKKQKEQL, encoded by the coding sequence ATGGACCCAATTACGCTCACTCTCGACTACCTGCTAACGGTTGAAGCGTTTCTGCTCATTTTTATCATTTTTGTGCTCAAAGGGAGCATTAAATTTGTCCCGCAGAATCGCGCCTGGATAATAGAAAGATTTGGTAAATACCAGTCAACCAAAGAGGCCGGCCTGAACTTTATTGTGCCTTTTATTGATCAGGTCTCTGCCGATCGCAGCCTAAAAGAGCAAGCCGTTGATGTCCCTTCTCAGTCAGCCATCACCCGAGACAATATCTCTTTAATTGTCGACGGCGTTTTGTACTTTCGGGTGCTGGACCCCTACAAAGCCACTTATGGCGTCGATGATTACATCTTTGCCGTCACTCAGCTGGCCCAGACAACGATGCGTAGTGAGCTGGGTAAAATGGAACTGGATAAAACCTTTGAAGAGCGGGATATGCTCAATACCAATATTGTCTCTGCCATCAATGCAGCATCCGACCCTTGGGGTATTCAGGTACTTAGGTATGAAATCAAAGATATCGTGCCACCCAACTCGGTGATGGAAGCGATGGAAGCACAGATGAAGGCCGAACGTGTTAAACGCGCGCAGATATTGGAGTCAGAAGGTGACAGACAGGCAGCCATCAATGTCGCCGAGGGTAAGAAGCAAGCTCAGGTACTGGCCGCAGAAGCAGAAAAAGCTGAGCAAATCCTAAAAGCCGAAGGTGAGGCAAAAGCCATTATTGCCGTTGCAGAAGCCCAGGCGGATGCCCTCAGAAAAGTCGGTGAAGCAGCCAACACAGAACAAGGGCAAAAAGCCATCCAGCTTGACCTGGCCAGTAAAGCCATTGTCGCTAAAGAAGCCATCGCCCGGGAATCATCCGTCGTACTGCTCCCTGAAAACGGCACTGACCCCAGCTCTCTGGTTGCACAGGGCATGTCAATTATTAACAGCTTGAATAAAAAACAAAAGGAGCAACTGTGA
- a CDS encoding alanine racemase, translating to MSLNALHTPCLLLEKKKLLNNIQRLNTHLSQFAVRLRPHLKTLKSVDVARHMLADQSAPCTVSTLQEAKQFAKAGFKDITYAVGISEHKLVEVLDIQNQGVTLHILLDSFEQAQFIHAFCQENDCQLSCLIEVDCDGKRAGVKPRDPQLIAIAKILDSSGLFTGLLTHAGGSYDCHNLDEIRAMAQQEQRAVQIAADTLRSQHIDCSVVSVGSTPTALLGDGFEHITEVRAGVYASMDLVMTGLGVCQPQDIALSVLTRVIGHNREKNWLILDAGWMALSRDLGLASQPCGYGLVCNGEGDVLPGLCITSVNQEHGIVALPDTLDTSHFAIGTLLRILPNHACATAAQHQGYYVICDDEMDYWPRFSGW from the coding sequence ATGTCACTCAATGCTTTACACACCCCCTGTTTGTTACTGGAAAAAAAGAAGCTGCTAAACAACATTCAACGGCTCAATACACACCTGTCACAGTTTGCTGTTAGATTACGGCCGCACCTCAAAACGCTTAAGTCAGTGGATGTTGCGCGGCATATGTTGGCGGATCAATCAGCCCCTTGCACAGTTTCGACTCTGCAAGAAGCGAAACAGTTCGCTAAAGCGGGCTTTAAAGATATCACTTATGCAGTGGGGATCAGTGAACATAAACTTGTGGAAGTTCTGGATATACAAAACCAGGGAGTCACCTTACATATTCTGCTGGACAGTTTTGAGCAGGCACAGTTTATCCATGCCTTTTGTCAGGAAAATGACTGTCAGCTCAGTTGCCTCATAGAAGTAGATTGCGATGGCAAACGCGCCGGTGTCAAACCCAGGGATCCGCAACTGATTGCGATTGCTAAAATCCTGGACTCATCCGGACTGTTTACAGGCCTTTTGACTCATGCAGGAGGTTCTTATGACTGCCATAATTTGGATGAAATTCGTGCTATGGCGCAACAGGAGCAACGCGCAGTGCAAATAGCGGCCGATACACTGCGCTCGCAACACATAGACTGCTCCGTCGTCAGCGTCGGATCCACACCAACGGCTTTACTGGGAGACGGATTTGAGCACATAACAGAAGTACGCGCCGGGGTATATGCCAGTATGGACTTGGTCATGACAGGACTAGGCGTATGTCAACCGCAAGATATTGCTTTGAGTGTGCTCACCCGGGTGATAGGCCATAATCGCGAAAAAAACTGGCTGATCCTCGACGCTGGATGGATGGCGCTGTCGCGCGATTTGGGGCTTGCATCGCAGCCATGCGGTTACGGACTGGTATGTAATGGTGAGGGCGACGTTTTGCCCGGGCTGTGCATCACTAGTGTTAACCAGGAGCATGGCATTGTGGCGCTTCCGGATACACTCGACACCAGCCACTTTGCAATCGGTACTTTGTTGCGTATTTTGCCCAATCATGCCTGTGCAACCGCTGCTCAGCACCAGGGCTATTACGTTATCTGTGATGATGAAATGGACTACTGGCCACGCTTCTCAGGCTGGTGA